The Funiculus sociatus GB2-C1 genome includes a window with the following:
- a CDS encoding FGGY family carbohydrate kinase, with protein MLLGIDLGTGSAKALLLATDGTTIGEASSSYPVHAPHPGWAESEPGDWWLAVAKAVRQAVGNHADQVQAIALSGQMHGVVLASESGQPLRPAILWADTRSATLSAYHSLDAAILERLGNPITAGMAGPTLLWLREHEPTVYTEARWALQPKDWLRLRMTGEVATEPSDASGTLLYDVVSDNWAEDAISAQNLRCDWLPKIIPSSAIAGYLTAVASEHLGLRVGLPVIAGAADTAAAALGNGLLPGLVQLTIGTAAQIITPRSQPIIDPQGRTHLYRAAVPNQWYTLAAMQNAGLALEWVRGILGLS; from the coding sequence ATGCTGCTTGGCATAGATTTAGGAACAGGGTCTGCTAAGGCATTGCTCCTAGCGACAGACGGAACCACTATAGGTGAAGCATCAAGCTCTTATCCTGTTCATGCACCCCACCCTGGATGGGCTGAGTCGGAACCAGGGGATTGGTGGTTAGCTGTTGCAAAAGCTGTTAGGCAGGCAGTGGGAAATCACGCTGATCAAGTACAGGCGATCGCACTTTCAGGGCAAATGCACGGTGTTGTCCTAGCTTCGGAGTCGGGTCAGCCCCTGCGTCCTGCTATCCTCTGGGCAGATACTCGTAGTGCCACGCTTAGCGCTTATCATTCGCTCGATGCCGCTATTCTAGAGCGCTTGGGCAACCCGATTACGGCTGGAATGGCGGGGCCAACTTTGTTGTGGCTACGAGAACACGAGCCTACTGTCTACACCGAAGCGCGTTGGGCACTCCAGCCAAAAGATTGGCTACGGTTACGGATGACTGGAGAAGTTGCAACCGAACCCTCTGATGCCAGTGGTACTTTGCTTTACGATGTTGTGTCGGACAACTGGGCAGAGGATGCAATCTCAGCCCAAAATCTACGTTGCGATTGGTTACCAAAAATTATCCCCTCTAGTGCGATCGCCGGCTACCTGACGGCTGTTGCTTCAGAGCATCTTGGCTTAAGAGTTGGCTTACCCGTTATCGCGGGTGCTGCGGATACCGCAGCGGCAGCACTTGGTAACGGACTACTACCTGGTTTAGTTCAACTAACCATCGGCACAGCCGCTCAAATCATTACACCTCGCTCCCAACCCATTATCGATCCTCAGGGTCGTACACATCTCTATCGAGCCGCCGTACCTAACCAGTGGTACACCCTTGCAGCCATGCAAAATGCGGGGTTAGCGCTGGAGTGGGTGCGAGGTATCCTCGGCTTGAGCTG